From the Leptolyngbya sp. O-77 genome, one window contains:
- the psaB gene encoding photosystem I core protein PsaB, producing the protein MATKFPKFSQDLAQDPTTRRIWYGIATAHDFESHDGMTEENLYQKIFASHFGHLAIIFLWTSGNLFHVAWQGNFEQWIKDPLHVKPIAHAIWDPHFGKAAVDAFTQGGASGPVNIAFSGVYHWWYTIGMRTNGELYTGAVFLLLLASVFLFAGWLHLQPKFRPSLSWFKNAESRLNHHLAGLFGVSSLAWTGHLVHVAIPESRGIHVGWDNFLSVKPHPAGLLPFFTGNWGVYAENPDGLNHVFSSGEGSGTAILTFLGGFHPQTEALWLTDIAHHHLAIAVIFIIAGHMYRTNFGIGHSIKEMLNSKAGLLSKSSEGQFNLPHQGLYETLNNSLHFQLALALASLGVITSLVAQHMYAMPPYAFIAKDHTTMAALYTHHQYIAGFIMVGAFAHGAIFLVRDYDPAQNKGNVLDRVLQHKEAIISHLSWVSLFLGFHTLGLYVHNDVMQAFGTPEKQILVEPVFAQFVQASSGKALYGFNTLLSNPDSIAATAWPNHGNVWLPGWLDAINSGANSLFLTIGPGDFLVHHAIALGLHTTTLILVKGALDARGSKLMPDKKDFGYSFPCDGPGRGGTCDISAWDAFYLAMFWMLNTIGWVTFYWHWKHLGVWQGNVAQFNESSPTIMGWLRDYLWLNSAQLINGYNPYGMNNLAVWAWMFLFGHLVWATGFMFLISWRGYWQELIETIVWAHERTPLANLVRWKDKPVALSIVQARLVGLAHFTVGYILTYAAFLIASTSSRFG; encoded by the coding sequence ATGGCAACTAAATTCCCAAAATTCAGCCAGGATTTGGCGCAAGATCCGACCACTCGTCGGATCTGGTATGGGATTGCCACCGCCCACGACTTCGAAAGCCACGATGGCATGACGGAGGAGAATCTTTATCAAAAGATTTTTGCTTCTCACTTCGGTCATTTGGCAATCATCTTTTTGTGGACATCGGGCAACCTCTTCCACGTCGCCTGGCAAGGCAACTTCGAGCAGTGGATTAAAGACCCACTGCATGTAAAACCCATCGCCCATGCGATCTGGGACCCTCATTTCGGTAAAGCCGCTGTCGATGCCTTCACTCAGGGCGGTGCCTCTGGCCCGGTGAACATTGCTTTCTCTGGTGTGTATCACTGGTGGTACACGATCGGGATGCGGACAAACGGCGAACTCTACACGGGCGCAGTGTTCCTACTGCTGCTGGCTTCGGTCTTCCTGTTCGCGGGCTGGCTGCACCTGCAACCCAAGTTCCGTCCGTCGCTGTCCTGGTTCAAGAATGCTGAGTCTCGGTTGAACCACCACTTGGCTGGTCTGTTTGGTGTCAGCTCTCTGGCGTGGACGGGTCACCTGGTTCACGTGGCGATTCCCGAATCTCGCGGGATTCATGTGGGCTGGGATAACTTCCTGTCGGTGAAGCCGCACCCCGCTGGTTTGCTGCCCTTCTTTACGGGCAACTGGGGTGTGTATGCAGAAAATCCCGATGGGCTGAACCATGTGTTTAGCTCTGGCGAAGGTTCTGGTACTGCGATTCTGACGTTCCTGGGTGGTTTCCATCCTCAGACCGAGGCGCTGTGGCTGACGGATATCGCGCATCACCATCTGGCGATCGCCGTGATTTTCATCATCGCTGGCCACATGTACCGCACCAACTTTGGCATTGGACACAGCATCAAAGAAATGCTGAACTCCAAGGCTGGTCTGTTGAGCAAGAGCAGTGAAGGTCAGTTCAACCTGCCCCACCAGGGCTTGTATGAAACCCTGAACAACTCGCTGCACTTCCAATTGGCGCTGGCGCTGGCTTCTCTGGGCGTGATCACGTCGCTAGTGGCGCAGCATATGTATGCCATGCCGCCCTATGCCTTCATTGCGAAGGATCATACGACGATGGCAGCGCTCTATACCCACCACCAGTACATCGCTGGCTTCATCATGGTGGGCGCGTTTGCACACGGCGCAATCTTCCTGGTGCGGGATTACGATCCGGCTCAGAACAAAGGCAACGTGTTGGATCGCGTGCTGCAACACAAGGAAGCGATTATCTCTCACCTGAGCTGGGTGTCGCTGTTCCTCGGCTTCCACACGCTGGGTCTGTACGTCCACAACGACGTGATGCAGGCTTTCGGCACGCCCGAAAAGCAAATCCTGGTGGAGCCTGTGTTTGCTCAGTTCGTTCAGGCATCTTCGGGTAAGGCCCTGTATGGCTTTAACACGCTGCTGTCGAATCCTGACAGCATTGCAGCGACCGCCTGGCCCAATCACGGCAACGTGTGGCTACCGGGCTGGCTGGATGCCATCAACAGCGGCGCAAACTCGCTGTTCCTGACCATTGGCCCTGGCGACTTCCTGGTTCACCATGCGATCGCCCTGGGTCTGCACACCACCACGCTGATCCTGGTGAAAGGCGCGCTGGATGCTCGCGGCTCGAAGCTGATGCCCGACAAGAAAGACTTCGGCTACAGCTTCCCCTGCGACGGCCCTGGACGGGGCGGCACCTGCGACATCTCTGCTTGGGACGCTTTCTATCTCGCCATGTTCTGGATGCTCAACACCATTGGTTGGGTCACCTTCTACTGGCACTGGAAGCATCTGGGCGTGTGGCAAGGCAACGTGGCGCAATTCAACGAAAGCTCGCCAACAATCATGGGCTGGCTGCGCGATTATCTGTGGCTCAACTCGGCTCAGCTAATCAACGGCTATAACCCCTACGGCATGAATAACCTGGCGGTTTGGGCCTGGATGTTCCTGTTTGGACACCTGGTTTGGGCAACCGGCTTCATGTTCCTGATTAGCTGGCGTGGTTACTGGCAAGAGCTGATCGAAACCATCGTCTGGGCACACGAGCGCACGCCGCTTGCAAACCTGGTGCGCTGGAAGGACAAGCCTGTGGCGCTGTCGATCGTTCAGGCTCGTCTGGTAGGTTTGGCACACTTCACAGTGGGCTACATCCTGACCTATGCCGCCTTCTTGATCGCCTCAACCTCTAGTCGATTTGGCTAG
- a CDS encoding calcium-binding protein, producing the protein MDTQTPFSSANFSPVRSSDFLEIVLGSGNDTIFTSTEHSERTVYRGGLGIDRINLVFTSEQLQTILDGGQLPALKTYLSDPTNRRLELVSLLNFAAEGFEIAALYIQDTSNPDLGDRLVPISTDALLNTDAVSIGRASSSFSSSPSVLPDDSPEVPGIHDSPNVEMPELDEWIPPVDEAMVSLDTFSIASSVESSDRVIAEMPTLVGTPGVNTLFIAMDSAYTIKANSGNDYIYAGSGDDLIYTSSFGSTDTNQVWAGAGNDTIVLSSGADTIYGEDGDDLFLFNVLGYADGSALDGDTIYGGAGSDTIRNDTPGADIFLWQINNFYQFPTSTWILGVEVFDGNGGTIIGRDTLTNYLDFSGFESVMNVPLIRLGETYDLVNASTFTTPVEIHGLAGNDILIGGAGDDTLVGGPGDDVLTGGPGRDTFHLNAPGQGIDQITDFTPGMDRLRIAASDFENFQSAGPLQANRFAVGVAAQTSLHRIIYNPLNGDLLYDANGSGDGVGAVQIAILPRNLSLSHSDILVM; encoded by the coding sequence ATGGATACCCAAACCCCGTTTTCATCTGCCAATTTTTCTCCAGTCCGCTCCTCCGATTTTCTAGAAATCGTCCTGGGTAGCGGCAATGACACGATTTTCACCTCTACTGAACACTCAGAGCGAACCGTCTATCGGGGTGGTTTGGGCATCGACCGGATTAATTTGGTGTTTACATCCGAACAACTCCAGACCATCCTCGATGGCGGCCAGTTGCCCGCTCTAAAGACTTACCTCAGCGATCCAACAAATCGACGGCTGGAGCTAGTGTCGCTGCTGAACTTTGCGGCTGAGGGCTTTGAGATAGCGGCTTTGTATATTCAAGATACGAGTAACCCGGACTTGGGCGATCGCCTCGTACCCATTTCCACCGACGCGCTGCTCAATACCGATGCCGTTAGCATTGGTCGGGCATCATCTAGCTTCAGCAGTTCACCCTCCGTCCTGCCTGACGATTCACCCGAGGTTCCCGGCATTCATGATTCGCCCAATGTCGAAATGCCAGAACTCGATGAGTGGATACCTCCGGTAGATGAGGCGATGGTGAGCCTTGATACCTTTTCCATAGCAAGCTCCGTGGAAAGTTCGGACAGGGTGATCGCAGAAATGCCAACCCTGGTTGGAACGCCGGGAGTTAACACGCTGTTCATTGCAATGGATAGTGCCTACACTATCAAAGCTAACAGCGGCAACGACTACATTTACGCTGGCAGTGGCGATGACCTAATCTACACCAGCAGTTTTGGTTCAACAGATACGAACCAGGTATGGGCAGGCGCAGGCAACGACACGATTGTTCTGAGCAGCGGTGCAGATACAATCTATGGCGAAGACGGCGACGACCTGTTTTTATTCAATGTGCTGGGTTATGCAGACGGCAGCGCTCTGGATGGCGACACAATCTACGGCGGCGCAGGCAGCGACACCATCCGCAACGACACGCCCGGAGCCGACATCTTCCTCTGGCAAATCAACAACTTCTACCAGTTCCCCACATCAACCTGGATTCTGGGCGTAGAAGTGTTCGATGGCAACGGGGGAACAATCATTGGGCGCGATACGCTCACCAACTATCTCGACTTCTCAGGGTTTGAATCGGTCATGAATGTCCCGCTGATTCGGCTGGGAGAAACTTACGACCTGGTAAACGCATCTACCTTTACTACACCTGTAGAAATTCACGGACTTGCGGGCAATGATATCCTCATTGGCGGTGCAGGCGATGACACGCTAGTCGGCGGGCCGGGCGACGATGTGCTGACGGGTGGCCCCGGTCGAGATACGTTTCACCTGAATGCACCCGGACAGGGCATAGACCAAATCACTGACTTTACGCCCGGTATGGATCGCCTGCGAATCGCAGCTTCCGACTTTGAGAATTTCCAAAGTGCTGGGCCGTTGCAGGCAAACCGATTTGCCGTAGGTGTCGCCGCTCAGACTTCCCTCCACCGAATCATCTACAACCCGTTGAACGGAGATTTGCTATACGACGCAAACGGCTCTGGCGATGGCGTGGGCGCTGTGCAAATCGCGATCCTGCCAAGAAACCTATCGCTGAGTCACTCTGACATTCTGGTGATGTAG
- a CDS encoding PQQ-dependent sugar dehydrogenase, which translates to MALVSLIGCAASPPVQPEMPEASPAAITPADSPSDIPPAASNAEAPAAFDLASAASEVDAAIPPVLSGAIAQQPGIQQTILAENLEHPWGIAWLPNGDMLVTERPGRLRIIRNGRLDPTPIPGVPPVLAVGQGGLLDIALHPQFAENRWVYFTYAHGAANANQTRVARAQFDGTRLTNWTVLFEVNRTKTQGQHFGSRLVWLPDNTLLVSIGDGGNPPVQLDGDLIRNQAQNLNVHLGKIVRLNDDGSIPADNPFVNSANAEPSIWSYGHRNIQGLAFDPVTRRVWSTEHGSRGGDELNLIAPGKNYGWPVVTFSREYSGGVISSEQSRPGMVDPRLVWTPATAPSGLAIYRGDRFPEWQGKLFAGGLVSQDVRQIEVDGAGRVVNESSIPIGQRVRDVRQGPDGYLYVLTDAPNGRLIRLGAS; encoded by the coding sequence GTGGCTCTCGTTTCTCTAATTGGTTGTGCTGCTTCACCTCCGGTGCAGCCAGAGATGCCCGAAGCCTCTCCCGCTGCGATCACCCCCGCCGATTCCCCTTCTGACATTCCGCCTGCCGCATCTAATGCTGAAGCACCTGCTGCGTTTGACCTTGCCTCTGCTGCTAGCGAGGTTGATGCCGCCATTCCGCCTGTCCTCAGCGGGGCGATCGCCCAGCAACCTGGCATCCAGCAAACCATCCTTGCCGAAAATCTGGAGCATCCCTGGGGCATCGCCTGGCTGCCCAACGGCGATATGCTGGTGACCGAACGGCCCGGACGGCTGCGGATCATTCGCAACGGCAGGCTTGACCCAACCCCGATTCCCGGCGTTCCCCCAGTGCTGGCAGTTGGTCAGGGCGGACTGCTGGATATCGCCCTGCATCCCCAGTTTGCCGAAAACCGCTGGGTCTATTTCACCTATGCCCACGGCGCGGCCAATGCGAACCAAACTCGCGTCGCCCGTGCCCAGTTTGACGGAACGCGCCTGACCAACTGGACAGTGCTATTTGAAGTGAACCGCACCAAGACCCAGGGACAACACTTTGGTTCTCGTCTGGTCTGGCTGCCCGATAATACGCTGCTGGTGTCGATTGGCGACGGCGGCAACCCGCCCGTGCAGCTCGACGGCGACCTGATCCGCAACCAGGCACAAAATCTGAATGTGCATCTGGGAAAAATTGTGCGGCTCAACGACGATGGCTCCATCCCAGCCGACAATCCCTTTGTCAATAGCGCAAATGCTGAACCCAGCATTTGGAGCTACGGACACCGCAACATACAAGGGCTGGCGTTTGACCCGGTGACGCGGCGCGTATGGTCTACAGAACACGGCTCTCGCGGCGGCGATGAGTTGAATCTGATTGCCCCCGGTAAGAACTATGGCTGGCCGGTGGTCACCTTTAGCCGCGAATACTCTGGTGGCGTGATTTCATCAGAACAGTCGCGACCGGGCATGGTCGATCCTCGCCTAGTGTGGACTCCGGCTACGGCTCCGTCGGGGTTGGCGATTTATCGGGGCGATCGCTTCCCAGAGTGGCAAGGGAAACTGTTTGCGGGTGGTCTGGTCTCACAAGATGTACGCCAGATAGAGGTAGATGGGGCAGGGCGAGTTGTCAACGAATCTTCAATTCCTATTGGACAGCGGGTTCGAGACGTGCGCCAGGGCCCGGACGGCTATCTCTACGTCCTCACCGACGCGCCAAACGGCCGCCTGATTCGTCTAGGCGCTTCCTGA
- the psaA gene encoding photosystem I core protein PsaA, whose translation MTTTPREREAKVKVTVDKDPVPTSFELWAKPGHFDRTLAKGPKTTTWIWNLHADAHDFDSHTSDLEDISRKIFSAHFGHLAVIFIWLSGMYFHGAKFSNYEAWLTNPTGIKPSAQVVWPIVGQEILNADVGGGFQGIQITSGLFQLWRASGFTNSFQLYCTAIGALVMAGLMLFAGWFHYHKAAPKLEWFQNVESMMNHHLAGLLGLGSLGWAGHQIHVSLPINQLLDSGVAVKDIPLPHEFILNSSLMADLYPSFSKGLTPFFTLNWGEYADFLTFKGGLNPVTGGLWLSDTAHHHLAIAVLFIIAGHMYRTNWGIGHSMKEILEGHKGPFTGEGHKGLYEILTTSWHAQLAINLAMMGSLSIIVAQHMYAMPPYPYLATDYPTQLSLFTHHMWIGGFLVVGAGAHAAIFFVRDYDPAQNVNNLLDRVLRHRDAIISHLNWVCIFLGFHSFGLYIHNDTMRALGRPQDMFSDTAIKLQPVFAQWVQGLHTAAPGATAPNAIGPASIAFGGDLVAVGGKVAMMPIALGTADFMVHHIHAFTIHVTVLILLKGVLFSRSSRLIPDKANLGFRFPCDGPGRGGTCQVSGWDHVFLGLFWMYNSLSIVIFHFSWKMQSDVWGTVAPDGSVTHITNGNFAQSAITINGWLRDFLWAQASQVIGSYGSALSAYGLIFLGAHFIWAFSLMFLFSGRGYWQELIESIVWAHSKLRVAPAIQPRALSIIQGRAVGVAHYLLGGIATTWAFFLARIIAVG comes from the coding sequence ATGACAACTACCCCACGGGAGCGAGAAGCGAAAGTCAAGGTGACGGTTGATAAAGACCCGGTTCCTACCTCTTTTGAGCTATGGGCCAAGCCGGGACACTTCGACCGCACGTTGGCGAAGGGCCCCAAAACCACCACTTGGATTTGGAACCTTCATGCGGACGCTCACGATTTTGATAGTCATACCAGCGACTTAGAGGATATCTCCCGTAAAATCTTCAGCGCTCACTTTGGTCACCTCGCGGTGATCTTTATCTGGCTGAGCGGGATGTATTTCCACGGCGCTAAGTTTTCAAACTATGAAGCCTGGCTAACCAACCCCACGGGCATCAAGCCTAGTGCCCAGGTGGTCTGGCCAATTGTCGGTCAAGAGATTTTGAATGCAGATGTTGGCGGCGGCTTCCAGGGCATCCAGATCACCTCTGGCTTGTTCCAACTGTGGCGCGCCTCCGGCTTTACCAACAGCTTCCAGCTCTATTGCACCGCGATTGGTGCGCTGGTGATGGCAGGCTTGATGCTATTTGCTGGCTGGTTCCACTACCACAAAGCCGCTCCCAAGCTGGAGTGGTTCCAAAACGTGGAGTCCATGATGAACCACCACCTGGCAGGTCTGCTGGGTCTAGGTTCCTTGGGTTGGGCCGGTCACCAGATTCACGTCTCCCTGCCCATTAACCAGTTGCTCGATTCGGGCGTAGCTGTAAAGGATATTCCGCTGCCTCACGAGTTCATCCTGAACTCCAGCCTGATGGCAGATCTGTATCCCAGCTTCTCGAAGGGCTTGACTCCCTTCTTTACCCTCAACTGGGGCGAATACGCCGATTTCCTCACGTTCAAAGGCGGGCTGAACCCGGTCACGGGCGGTCTGTGGCTCAGCGATACGGCACATCACCATTTGGCGATCGCCGTTCTGTTCATCATCGCGGGTCATATGTACCGCACCAACTGGGGCATCGGTCACAGCATGAAGGAAATCCTGGAGGGACACAAAGGGCCCTTCACCGGTGAAGGTCACAAAGGTCTCTACGAGATCCTCACGACTTCCTGGCACGCCCAACTGGCCATCAACCTGGCCATGATGGGGTCTCTCTCCATCATCGTGGCGCAGCACATGTATGCAATGCCGCCCTATCCTTACCTGGCAACAGACTACCCCACCCAGCTCTCGCTGTTCACTCACCACATGTGGATTGGCGGCTTCCTGGTCGTGGGTGCAGGCGCTCACGCCGCGATCTTCTTCGTTCGCGACTACGACCCTGCTCAAAACGTCAACAACCTGCTGGATCGGGTGTTGCGTCATCGCGATGCCATCATCTCCCACCTGAACTGGGTCTGTATTTTCCTGGGCTTCCATAGCTTCGGACTCTACATTCACAACGACACAATGAGAGCGCTAGGCCGTCCTCAAGACATGTTCTCGGACACGGCGATTAAGCTCCAGCCCGTATTTGCTCAGTGGGTGCAAGGCCTGCATACGGCTGCTCCTGGAGCTACCGCTCCGAACGCAATCGGCCCTGCTAGCATCGCCTTCGGTGGCGACCTAGTAGCTGTGGGTGGCAAAGTCGCCATGATGCCGATCGCCCTGGGCACGGCAGACTTCATGGTTCACCACATCCATGCCTTCACCATCCACGTGACGGTGCTGATTCTGCTGAAGGGTGTTCTCTTCTCTCGCAGCTCTCGTCTGATTCCCGACAAAGCCAACCTCGGTTTCCGCTTCCCTTGCGACGGGCCCGGTCGTGGCGGCACCTGCCAGGTGTCTGGTTGGGATCATGTGTTCCTCGGTCTGTTCTGGATGTACAACTCCTTGTCGATTGTAATTTTCCACTTCAGTTGGAAGATGCAGTCGGATGTATGGGGCACGGTCGCACCAGACGGTTCGGTAACGCACATTACGAACGGCAACTTCGCTCAGAGCGCCATCACCATCAATGGCTGGTTGCGTGACTTCCTCTGGGCACAAGCCTCTCAGGTGATTGGCTCCTATGGCTCGGCGCTGTCGGCCTACGGTCTGATCTTCCTGGGTGCCCACTTCATCTGGGCGTTCAGCCTGATGTTCTTGTTCAGCGGTCGCGGCTACTGGCAAGAACTGATCGAATCCATCGTTTGGGCCCACAGCAAGCTTCGGGTTGCTCCGGCAATCCAGCCTCGCGCTCTGAGCATCATTCAGGGTCGTGCGGTTGGGGTGGCTCACTACCTCCTGGGAGGTATCGCGACGACTTGGGCCTTCTTCCTGGCTCGAATTATTGCTGTTGGCTAG
- a CDS encoding glutamine synthetase family protein — protein MTDSDSLATRLTQYNTRFVRLLWCDNGNVMRGKAFHRQFLEEHRDWGIGISLAQQAVPVMVDGVAADSGLGPVGEAWLVPDWETLTPLPYAPGHARVMADMQLGEQPWSLCPRGFLKRMLARLEQEAGLRVMAAFEPEFYLLRLDEAGQIHPADRTPFAATLGMDLNQAVIDDITDALIAQGILVERYYPESGPGQHEIAIRYGDALRAADSQIALRETVRGVALRHGLRASFLPKIFADQAGSGCHLHLSLWREGVNVLPDPGRPGTLSAIALHFIGGILHHLPALMALTTPSPNSYRRLQPQSWSGAFRAWGMDNREAAVRVPSNPHPPSPTHFELKTVDASANPYLALGAVLAAGLDGIQQRREPGEPVAVDPATLTEAERQSRQIDRLPANLGEAIAHLSASTVLLDALGPDLARAFLAVRRAEWSALGNLELEAEVQQLLERY, from the coding sequence ATGACCGACTCCGATTCTCTAGCCACTCGACTCACCCAGTACAACACCCGCTTTGTGCGCTTGCTATGGTGCGACAACGGCAACGTCATGCGCGGCAAAGCCTTTCACCGCCAGTTTCTAGAGGAACATCGAGACTGGGGAATTGGCATCTCGTTAGCGCAGCAGGCGGTTCCCGTGATGGTGGACGGCGTGGCCGCAGACAGCGGACTGGGGCCGGTGGGCGAAGCGTGGCTAGTGCCCGACTGGGAGACGCTGACCCCCTTGCCCTACGCGCCGGGCCATGCCCGCGTAATGGCCGACATGCAGCTAGGCGAACAGCCCTGGAGCCTGTGCCCGCGCGGCTTCCTGAAGCGAATGCTAGCTCGTCTGGAGCAAGAGGCAGGGCTGCGGGTGATGGCGGCGTTTGAGCCTGAATTTTATCTGCTGCGGCTGGACGAAGCAGGACAGATTCACCCGGCAGATCGCACACCTTTTGCGGCGACTCTGGGGATGGATCTGAACCAAGCGGTCATCGATGACATCACGGACGCGCTAATAGCGCAGGGAATTTTGGTCGAGCGCTATTATCCAGAGTCGGGGCCGGGGCAGCACGAGATTGCTATTCGCTATGGAGACGCGCTGCGGGCGGCCGACTCGCAGATTGCCCTGCGAGAAACGGTGCGCGGTGTAGCGCTGCGGCACGGGCTGCGGGCTTCGTTTTTGCCCAAGATTTTTGCCGATCAGGCGGGGAGTGGCTGTCACCTGCATCTCAGCCTGTGGCGCGAGGGCGTGAATGTGTTGCCAGATCCAGGACGACCCGGAACCCTGTCGGCGATCGCCCTCCACTTTATCGGCGGCATTTTGCACCACCTGCCCGCCCTGATGGCGCTGACTACGCCCAGCCCCAATTCCTACCGTCGCCTCCAGCCCCAGAGCTGGAGCGGAGCCTTTCGCGCCTGGGGCATGGACAACCGCGAAGCCGCTGTGCGCGTGCCCAGCAATCCCCACCCGCCCAGCCCGACCCACTTTGAGTTAAAAACAGTAGACGCTTCGGCAAATCCTTATCTGGCACTGGGTGCGGTTCTTGCTGCGGGGCTAGACGGGATTCAGCAGCGGCGAGAACCGGGCGAACCCGTCGCCGTAGACCCAGCCACGCTGACCGAGGCAGAGCGGCAGTCTCGCCAGATCGATCGCCTGCCTGCCAACCTGGGAGAGGCGATCGCCCACCTCAGCGCATCCACCGTGCTGCTGGATGCGCTGGGGCCAGACCTGGCGCGGGCATTTTTGGCGGTGCGCCGGGCCGAGTGGAGCGCCCTGGGCAATCTGGAACTAGAGGCAGAAGTGCAGCAGTTGCTAGAGCGATACTAG